In one Nicotiana sylvestris chromosome 8, ASM39365v2, whole genome shotgun sequence genomic region, the following are encoded:
- the LOC104220159 gene encoding uncharacterized protein, translating to MAVTDQQDANFANTSVAIPPSTGIDPSDPLNLRPSDNPGAMHVSIPFDGIGYRSWKHSVLRRLSIKNKLGFVSGEYKQPNPQSPNYRQWERCGNMVTLWILNSLSKEIADSVEYVSDAVELWKELEDREQTNGARLYQVQKEIDDLSQ from the coding sequence ATGGCTGTCACTGATCAACAAGATGCGAATTTTGCTAATACGAGTGTCGCGATACCTCCGAGCACGGGAATTGATCCAAGTGATCCTCTGAATCTGCGCCCATCTGATAATCCTGGTGCAATGCATGTGTCTATCCCATTTGATGGGATAGGGTATAGATCCTGGAAACATAGTGTTCTTCGTAGATTATCCATAAAGAACAAATTAGGCTTTGTCAGTGGGGAATACAAACAACCAAATCCACAATCCCCAAACTATAGGCAGTGGGAACGATGTGGCAACATGGTAACTTTGTGGATTCTAAACTCTCTTTCCAAAGAGATTGCGGATAGTGTGGAATATGTGAGTGATGCTGTTGAATTATGGAAGGAGCTGGAGGATCGCGAACAAACCAATGGAGCTAGATTGTATCAAGTTCAGAAAGAAATCGATGATCTCTCTCAATGA